The genomic interval CTGGGTGAATCGCCGGTGCCGCGCTTGCGAAGCGATCCACTTTCTCTCGACCAACGAGGGCGCCATCGCGGAGCTCGAGTTGGGGCAGACGCACCTCGCAAGCGTCCACGGGACGAGCGACGACGTCCGCTCGCTCGCGAACGGAAAGGATTGGTTCATTCTGCCGTTGGCGCGATCTCGCATGGGCTGGGTGGTCCCTCGTCACAATCCCAAACGTTGGATGGTGGAGGCCGGGTTTCGAGAGGCACGTCCGCGCATCGTCAACCGCCCATGTGGGGCGGGTGCCCGCGCGCTGGTGGACGAGGCACTTCGCCGAGAGGGCGTTTCTCCGGACGAGATCGCCGGCTATGACGTGGAGGCGAAGACGCACCATGAGGTGGTGCAGGCGGTGGCGTTTGGCGGCGCGGATGTCGGCATCGCGCACGAGGCCGCCGCGACGCCCGAAGTCGCCTTTCTGCCCATTCGCGAAGAAATCACCTGGCTCGTCGTTCCTCGCGCCAGCGCGAGTCACCCCGGCGTGCAGCAGGTGCTCGATCTGCTGCAGTCGGATCGGTTCCGCCGCGATCTCGCGGCCTTTGGCCCGTACGATGTCGCCGTGACCGGCGCCCGGATGAGTGTGCAGTCCAAACGCAGGACCTAGGGGGATGAAGATGAGGATGTCGAAGCGTTCCACATGGGGCGGCGCAATTGCCGGTCTGATGCTCGTGGCCACGGGGTGTGGCACGCCGGCGCCCGCTCAGAATGCCACAGGCGGGGCCGCCTCCGCAGCGCCATCGAAGCCGGTGCCGCTATCCGTGTTTTACGCGGGCTCCATGACGCACGTGATGGAACAGGTGATTCGACCGCGGGTGGATCAGGTGCTGCACATGGATTTTCAAGGCGAAGGGGCTGGCTCGGCAGAACTCGCCCACATGATCACGTCCAAACTGGCGAACCCAGACGTGTTCATCAGCGCCTCTCCGGCTGTCGACGTGAACGATCTCATGGGCGCGTCGAACGGCAACGCCGCGCGCTGGTACGCGACCCTTGCGACGGATGAATTGGTGATCGCCTATTCGCCAAAGAGCAAGGAGGCGGGCGACTTCAAGCTCGCGGCGGAAGGCAAGCTGCCTTGGTACAAGGTTCTGGAAATGCCCGGTGTACGATTTGGTCGGACAGACCCCAAGCTGGACCCGAAGGGCGTCAATACCATTCTCATGATGAAGCTGGCGGAGGCGTACTACCATCAACCGAACCTGGAGAAAACCATTCTCGGAAGCGACGAAAACCCGTCTCAGGTGTTCCCAGAAGAAGATCTCATCGCGCAACTGACCAGCGGACAGATGGACGCCGTGATCGCCTACAAACACGAGGCCATCGAGTGGCATATGCCGTACATCACCCTGCCGAGCGCCATCAACTTGGGCGATCCGGCCCTCGCCAAGGAGTACGCCAAGGTCTCGTGGACGCCCAATGGCGGAGGAAAGACGGTGAAAGGTGCGCCCATTCTCTTCACCATCACCGTGCTCACCCATGCCCCACACCCCGAGCAGGCGGCCGCATTCGTCCGTTACATGACCGTGGGACAAGGCCATCAGATCCTGATGCAGGACGGCTTCACCCCGACGCCCATCCGGTTCTACGGCGACCTTCGAAGCGTGCCGGCCAGCCTGCGATCCATCGCGGAGCGCTCGTGATCCGATGTTGCGGAGCCTGAGAACGTCAGCGCTGTACGCCGCGGGTGCCATGTCCGTGGCGTACGCGCTCTGGCCCATCGTTCGGCTCGCCGCCGACGCACCTCCCGGCGCCATCGTACAGGCGTGGCGCCAGCCGGAACTGCTGCAGGCCGCGGCCACGTCCCTGATGAGCGCCGCCGTTTCGACGGCGCTGTCCGTGGTCCTTGGCGTGCCTGCGGCGTTCCTGTTGGTCAGGTTTCGCTTTCCGGGCAAGTGGTTGCTCGAAACCCTGCTGCTTCTGCCGCTCGTGCTCCCGCCCATCGTCGGCGGCGTGGCCCTCATGGATGTGTTTGGACCCTACACGGCCATCGGAAGCTTCGCAGCGGCGCACCACCTGCCGCTCACCCTGTCCATGGCCGGGATCGTACTGGCGCAGTGGTATGTCACGAGCCCGTTTCTCGTGTTCACGTCGCGCGCGGGGTTCGCAGAGGTTCCCAAGGAGTTGTACGAGGCCTTTCGCCTCGAGGGGGCGGATGGTTGGACGACGTTTTGGCGGCTGTACGTGCCGCTCGCGACGGGCTCCATCCTGGCAGGCATGGCGCTGACCTTCGCGCGCGCCCTCGGCGAGTTTGGCGCCACGATGCTCATGGCGTATCACCCGTACAGCCTGCCCGTGTACATCTGGGTTCAATTCACGGTAGGCGGCGTGCCAAGCATGGTGCCCATTGCGTCCGGCATCGTGATGGCGCTCGTCTTCGGGGTGGCGCTGGTCCGACTGGTGGGCTCCAGATTCATCCGCAGAGGCTGACGGCAAAAGCGTCTCCCGCGAAACACGAAGGCCGCCCCGGCGCCTATCGCGCTCGGGACGGCCCGTCATGGCTTCAGGCTTAGATTTTCTTCATGCGCAGATACCAGGTCTTGTACTCGAGCCCTTTGGCCGCCGCCTCTTCCTCGCTCTCGATGGCATCGAGCGTCGCAGGCGCAGGCACCACGACCGGATCTCCGGGCTGCCAGTCGGCCGGGCAGGACACGCCGTTTTTGTCGGCCGTCTGAAGCGCATCGATGACCCGCAGGATCTCCGAGATGTTGCGGCCGACGTTCATCGGATAGTAGATCATGGCGCGGAGAATGCCCTTGTCGTCAATGAAGAACACGGTGCGAACCGTCGACGTGTTGTTGGCCGCCGGATGGATCATCCCGTACAGGTTCGCGACCTTCATGTCCAGGTCAGCGATGACCGGGAAGGGGATCTTGAGGCCGAACGCCTTCTCCAAGTCGTGCACCCAGGCGAGATGCGACTGCACGCTGTCGATGGAGAGCCCGATGAGTTGGACGTTCCGCTTCTCAAACTCCTCGTAGCGGCGAGCGAACGCGCCGAATTCCGTCGAGCAGACGGGCGTGAAGTCCGCCGGGTGCGAGAACAGCACCACCCATTTTCCGCGCAGGTCGCTCAGCTTGATCTTCCCATGCGTGGTGTTGGCCTCGAAATCCGGAGCAGGCTCGTTGAGGCGAGGCAGCGTGTTCACTTCGGACATGCTCATCTCTCCCATTCTCCAACTTCGATTATCGGATTACTAAGTATACTGTACCACGGCGCAAAGGCGGACACAAGCGGTCCTACGTCAGCCGTTCTCACCATCTCTTTTCCACGCGCCCGCGCCGAATCCTGCCGTCCTAGGTTGCGCGAAAGGCGGCCGCCGCGCTCACCGCGATGTCCGCGAGCGTGTATTGATTTAACGTCTCCAGGAAGGCGTCAACGGCTTCGCCAAGCGCGCGCCGCAGCTTGCAACCTGGAAGAAGTACGCAGCTGTCGTTCGCGAAGCACCCCACCACGGCGAAGTCGTCTTCCATCGCGCGGACCACGTCGCCGATTCGAATGTCGTTCGGTGGCATCGCCAGCCGCATGCCGCCTCCACGACCGCGCACGGTCTCCAGATACCCCATCTGGCCGAGCCGGTGGACCGCCTTCGTCAAGTGATTGCGCGAAATTCCGTAGACCCGCGCGATCTCGTCTACCTGCACAAGTCTTCCATCCGGTTGATTGGCGGTGTAGATCAACACGCGCAGCGCATAATCCGTGAACAAGGTCAGGTTCACACCTTCACCTCCTACCGCAGCCCGCGTCCGAGCTTGTCCATTCCTCACGTCGCTCGTCCAGGCTCGTCTCCCAACGATTGAATACGGATGAACACCTTCGACGGATCGCCCGCCGCCAACGCCTCCTGCGCATCGACGGTCATCCGATACACGCTTCCTTGGTAGCGAAACACAGCTTCGTTCCAGGGCTCGTCGCGAAACACGTAGGACGTCGCCAAATACACGAGTCCGTCGCGGCGGACGCGATCGCCGAGTTCTGCGATCACACCCGCCGGATCGTCCAACGCTCGTTGCGCGAGCCTCCGCCGCTCCTCGGGCGGCAACCGATCCTTCCAATAGCCGAGCAGATGATAGGCCGTGTTGCGAAGCGCAGGAAGGGTCATGGGTTCCTGTTCCACGCACTTCAGGCGATACAGCCAAGCGCGGAGGGCCTGCTCATCGCCGCGCGCTTGGCGCAATGACGCCGACAACTCGCGCACGTGCGCGTAGTTTCGCGCCATGACGGCATATTTGGTATCGCGCCACAGCGCTTCACACCCTTGATACAGCTGTGAAAGCGACACGCGACTCTCCCCTGTCCCGGATAGGAATTCACTCCTTCTCCAGCTTATACCCATCCTTCAGCAGATACCAGAGCTGAGGGAACTCATTTCCGAGCACCCACAGCGAAACGCCCCGCAGGTCAAAGGCGTCGACGAGCGCGAGCTTGACGGCTGCGCTCAGCGCGTCGTCAAACCAAACTTCGTGCTTCGTGCCCGCCGTCTCGTACGCAAAATGCGGAGAGGCGGCCCTCAAATCCCATTCGACGGGCACACGCTCTGCGATGGCAAGGTTCTGGGCATCGTTGTTGGCGATGCTCGCCGCCCTCGTCTTGCCTTTCACGTACGGCGAGGGCCAGTCGTAGCCGTAAAGTGACATGCCCATCAGGATTTTCTTCGGGTCAATCGCGCCCGTGGCGTACTCGAGAACCGATTCCACGCGGTCGGCCGGGGCCACGGGCATGGGCG from Alicyclobacillus acidocaldarius subsp. acidocaldarius DSM 446 carries:
- a CDS encoding substrate-binding domain-containing protein, which codes for MKFPNAVRPLREMAGLNRSELARRAGITPQALGLIEQGKVSPSTHVALRLAKALGTTVESLFDPEQKAAHNPGAGSLRTERVALAEIAGVRVARSLEDSAQPVPSDGLRDERGCTDWMTTFDGSMARVFLSGCDPALSLLAAWVNRRCRACEAIHFLSTNEGAIAELELGQTHLASVHGTSDDVRSLANGKDWFILPLARSRMGWVVPRHNPKRWMVEAGFREARPRIVNRPCGAGARALVDEALRREGVSPDEIAGYDVEAKTHHEVVQAVAFGGADVGIAHEAAATPEVAFLPIREEITWLVVPRASASHPGVQQVLDLLQSDRFRRDLAAFGPYDVAVTGARMSVQSKRRT
- a CDS encoding extracellular solute-binding protein, which codes for MRMSKRSTWGGAIAGLMLVATGCGTPAPAQNATGGAASAAPSKPVPLSVFYAGSMTHVMEQVIRPRVDQVLHMDFQGEGAGSAELAHMITSKLANPDVFISASPAVDVNDLMGASNGNAARWYATLATDELVIAYSPKSKEAGDFKLAAEGKLPWYKVLEMPGVRFGRTDPKLDPKGVNTILMMKLAEAYYHQPNLEKTILGSDENPSQVFPEEDLIAQLTSGQMDAVIAYKHEAIEWHMPYITLPSAINLGDPALAKEYAKVSWTPNGGGKTVKGAPILFTITVLTHAPHPEQAAAFVRYMTVGQGHQILMQDGFTPTPIRFYGDLRSVPASLRSIAERS
- a CDS encoding ABC transporter permease subunit yields the protein MLRSLRTSALYAAGAMSVAYALWPIVRLAADAPPGAIVQAWRQPELLQAAATSLMSAAVSTALSVVLGVPAAFLLVRFRFPGKWLLETLLLLPLVLPPIVGGVALMDVFGPYTAIGSFAAAHHLPLTLSMAGIVLAQWYVTSPFLVFTSRAGFAEVPKELYEAFRLEGADGWTTFWRLYVPLATGSILAGMALTFARALGEFGATMLMAYHPYSLPVYIWVQFTVGGVPSMVPIASGIVMALVFGVALVRLVGSRFIRRG
- a CDS encoding peroxiredoxin; translated protein: MSMSEVNTLPRLNEPAPDFEANTTHGKIKLSDLRGKWVVLFSHPADFTPVCSTEFGAFARRYEEFEKRNVQLIGLSIDSVQSHLAWVHDLEKAFGLKIPFPVIADLDMKVANLYGMIHPAANNTSTVRTVFFIDDKGILRAMIYYPMNVGRNISEILRVIDALQTADKNGVSCPADWQPGDPVVVPAPATLDAIESEEEAAAKGLEYKTWYLRMKKI
- a CDS encoding Rrf2 family transcriptional regulator, coding for MNLTLFTDYALRVLIYTANQPDGRLVQVDEIARVYGISRNHLTKAVHRLGQMGYLETVRGRGGGMRLAMPPNDIRIGDVVRAMEDDFAVVGCFANDSCVLLPGCKLRRALGEAVDAFLETLNQYTLADIAVSAAAAFRAT
- a CDS encoding DUF1722 domain-containing protein; translated protein: MSLSQLYQGCEALWRDTKYAVMARNYAHVRELSASLRQARGDEQALRAWLYRLKCVEQEPMTLPALRNTAYHLLGYWKDRLPPEERRRLAQRALDDPAGVIAELGDRVRRDGLVYLATSYVFRDEPWNEAVFRYQGSVYRMTVDAQEALAAGDPSKVFIRIQSLGDEPGRAT